The Paenibacillus mucilaginosus 3016 genome includes the window TAAGGTACTTGGTTTATTAAGGTCGCACGCCCATGTGGGGCACATCGGGAACTACGATCGATTTGAAGATTATTACACAGCCGTCGAGCAGCTTCTGGGTAGTCTGGATCGGTTCATCCAAGATCGGAGAGAGAAAGCGCCGACGGAACAACACACGATGCAAAAGGTTGTCGCCTACTTGCAGACGCATTATGCCGACGATTTGAACATGGCGGTCGTATCCAATCATTTCTCCCTCAATTACTCGTATTTCAGCCATGCCTTCCAAGAATATAGCGGCGAGAGCTTCTCGAACTATGTTCGCCGGTTAAGACTGGGCAAGGCGAAGGAGCTGTTGGAGTACTCCGATTTGAAGGTGTACGAAATCAGTGAGCAAGTTGGATTCGAAAATGTGAAGCATTTTACGAGAATATTCAAAGATACCGAAGGCATCACCGCGCTGGAATTCCGTAATCAGCGGAGGCAGAAGTATGAGTGAAAATGCACTGAACCTCCTGTGATTTATGGGTCACCGTTCACATCTTCAGTCTAATGAAATGTAACTGTGCAAACAATCTTCAGTTTTCTATACATACCATAGGAAAAAACTATATAGAAAGCTCAATAAAGCAGCCGACGTTGCAGCGGCAAGCCGTATCGCTTCCTGAGTATCTCGGAGCTGCGTAAACCTCCTAGTCCTAATCCGCCTTCATTTAGGTGGATTTTTTATTTTCACGGGGCGGGCGACTTCCATAAGTGCCGAGCGGATATATATTGCTTCGTTTTGTTTTGGCAAAGATGGCGGATTCTCGAATTGGATCGGCGGCGTAACGCAAGGCCTATTCGAGCTCATCTTTTTCCGCCGCGGGAAGACCATGAGCTTTTTTGGATTTTCTTCCCCTCGATTATGGCTCCCCTCATGTCACGGCTGCTCATCCTCATAATTGCCTTTATAATAAGATTGATGAAAAAGAATGTGAGGTGCATAACATTGGAACTTCTTCAGCTCGAGTACTTTCGTACCGTAGCTCGTTTGGAACATATGACCGAAGCTGCGGGGGTATTGCATGTCACGCAATCATCGTTGAGTAAGACGATTCGATTGCTGGAAGAGGACTTGGGTGTCTCGTTATTTGACAGAAGTGGAAGAAAGTTGCGGTTAAATGAGTTCGGTCGTTCTTTTCTTGCGCGTGTAGAGAGGGCTTTGTTTGAATTGGAGGAAGGGAAACGTGAAATCGTTGATCTGACCAAGGCTGATTATAGTACATTGTCGCTGGCTGTCAACACAGCCTACATGCTGCCGGATATCCTTCATCGATTTCGGGAAATTCGACCACATGTCCAGTTTCATGTACAACAGCTGGGGACCCATGAAATGGAAATTCGGGTCAAGAAGGGGGAGATCGATTTTTGTTGTTCTTCCCCACCCGTTCAAGGAAGTGAACTGGTTTGTGATATCGTTTTTCAAGAGCGGATTTATTTGATTGTCCCGACAACCCATCGATTTGCAAACAGAGACCGAGTTCCTTTATCCGAACTTAAGGAAGAACGGTTTGTCAGTTTAAATAAAGGTTATGGAATTCGTGACTTGATGGACTTTCATTGTGAGAAGGCTGGCTTCATACCCCAAAACGCGTATGAAGGCGATGAACCAGCTACATTAGGTCTTCTTGTTCAAGCAGGACTAGGCATTTCCTTTGTACCAGAATCTGCATTACACTTCTGGCCTGTGGAGAATATTGTATTCTTACGAATAGAGGAACCCGTGTGCGAACGACAAATTGGACTATCGAGGCATCACAGCCGCTATTTATCAAATGCTGCGAAGGAATTTCGCCAAGTTATCATTGAGCATTTCCGGAGGATGGCTCGGAACGATGCTCGTTAACCTCTTGGCCTTTTTTTCATTCATTCTAATCCATGGTTTCATGAGTTTAAATGCGTTTGAATAAATGTGAGTGATTGCATATGATGGGTTTGAAATCAGTTATTTTTCCAATTTCTATATTGAGAAAGGAGATGTTTAAAGAACAGCCATGATGTACATGAACAAAGCTGTAGTTATTGGGGCGGGAATCGCTGGACTGATCACGGCAAGAATGCTATCCGAGTATTATAAGGAGGTATATATTGTTGAACGCGATGAATTACCGACAGCACCAGCCATTAGGCAAGGCACTCCACAGTCTTTCCATCCTCATCGTGTACTGCCACGCGGTCACATGATTCTGGAGCGCTGCTTCCCTGGTTATACTCATGAGCTGATAGAGCACGGTGCTCATACCTCAGACGCCGAAGAGATGGTACTTGTTAATCAGTTCGGTATACTTGTGTTCCGTCCCCCAATCGTGAGTGCTTCGAGCAGCAGGGCACTGCTGGAATGGGTGCTTCGTCGCCGTTTACAAAACATCCATAACGTTCACTTCCTAACCAACACAGAAGTTATAGGTTTAATGTCTTCTGAAGACCATAAGACGATTACTGGCATCTATACAAAAAAGCGCAGCAAGAATAAACAAGAAGGTATGCTTACGGCGGACATGGTTATCGATACTGCTGGACGCTCTTCAAAGGTCATCAAAAGTTTGAATTCGCTGGGCTATACTGTACCGGATCCGGAGGTGCTCAAGGTATCTCTTGGCTATAG containing:
- a CDS encoding LysR family transcriptional regulator; translation: MELLQLEYFRTVARLEHMTEAAGVLHVTQSSLSKTIRLLEEDLGVSLFDRSGRKLRLNEFGRSFLARVERALFELEEGKREIVDLTKADYSTLSLAVNTAYMLPDILHRFREIRPHVQFHVQQLGTHEMEIRVKKGEIDFCCSSPPVQGSELVCDIVFQERIYLIVPTTHRFANRDRVPLSELKEERFVSLNKGYGIRDLMDFHCEKAGFIPQNAYEGDEPATLGLLVQAGLGISFVPESALHFWPVENIVFLRIEEPVCERQIGLSRHHSRYLSNAAKEFRQVIIEHFRRMARNDAR